A window from Drosophila willistoni isolate 14030-0811.24 chromosome XR unlocalized genomic scaffold, UCI_dwil_1.1 Seg143, whole genome shotgun sequence encodes these proteins:
- the LOC6645525 gene encoding myb-like protein AA, which translates to MAFSRHNIEKRRLIELVRQNPILWDCRLPHYKRSDKKKAIKWNELGRMFNVNGERVQRTFTSLREIFRRELNHEKMLGAQRFTSKWEYYDAMAFLKEVIRERKSRERIKHDSTSGETSNNNNNNVSSNNNNNSNSNNNNNNNNSVTHDEYQYFAPSDPNNPNNQLKTGSTVLPQSQALVVPLATMPLPLPLPLSLPLPQSLATTAAAAAAITTTAATTSAMLPNLSQLPLARQQQAQHLQALQLQPDVTLTSLKPTSTTTPMTTNTATTTPTAASATSPTQVLLSSSRSCSSSPSIYIKDEPDDSQDDDEDDDEILKKPRQKLATIRPATKQQLKSRLQLPKTNREGPSGGTDGAIARATALYATPPPHLIINANNELIDADAGDLDDDLEDDFDEEEEDDESRVVDVDMMTGLGGRLSPSSSFGIGGSGVPVGGHGVGRGGIGNTHHTHHHHHQQGPRELLYNKFGDFLAARLNTLSEPLANELMNKILLLIAEK; encoded by the exons ATGGCCTTCTCCCGCCACAATATCGAAAAGCGCCGACTCATCGAGCTAGTTCGCCAGAATCCCATACTATGGGACTGCCGTTTGCCCCATTACAAGCGTTCGGACAAAAAGAAGGCCATCAAATGGAACGAACTGGGACGCATGTTCAATGTGAATGGTGAGCGTGTGCAAAGGACTTTCACATCGTTGCGCGAGATATTTCGTCGTGAACTGAATCATGAGAAAATGTTGGGAGCCCAACGTTTTACATCCAAATGGGAATATTATGATGCCATGGCATTCCTTAAGGAGGTGAtcagagagagaaa ATCTCGTGAACGCATTAAGCATGACTCTACTTCGGGTGAAACGtccaacaataataataacaatgtcagcagtaacaacaacaacaacagtaatagtaataacaacaacaacaacaacaatagtgTGACCCACGATGAATATCAATATTTTGCCCCAAGTGATCCCAATAATCCGAATAATCAATTGAAAACTGGATCAACAGTGTTACCTCAATCACAAGCTTTAGTAGTGCCATTAGCCACAATGCCCCTGCCGCTACCCCTGCCATTGTCATTGCCATTGCCACAGTCGcttgcaacaacagcagcagcagcagcagcaataacaacaacagcagcaacaacatctgCAATGTTGCCTAACCTCAGTCAATTGCCATTGGCACGACAGCAACAGGCACAGCATTTGCAGGCTCTACAATTGCAACCGGATGTGACATTAACCTCACTGAAACCCACATCGACAACCACTCCAATGACCACCAATACCGCCACCACCACGCCCACAGCCGCATCCGCCACATCGCCCACTCAGGTCTTGTTATCCAGTTCACGATCATGCAGCAGTTCGCCCTCGATCTATATCAAAGATGAGCCCGATGACTCCCAGGACGACGATGAAGATGACGATGAAATATTGAAAAAGCCACGCCAAAAATTGGCAACAATTCGGCCAGCCACCAAGCAACAGCTCAAGTCACGCCTTCAGTTGCCAAAGACCAACAGGGAAGGACCAAGTGGGGGGACAGATGGAGCTATTGCTCGAGCCACTGCCCTATATGCCACGCCCCCGCCACATTTGATTATCAATGCCAACAATGAGCTAATCGATGCCGATGCCGGGGACTTGGATGACGATCTCGAAGATGATTTCGATGAGGAGGAAGAGGATGATGAGTCGCGTGTGGTTGATGTCGACATGATGACCGGTCTGGGTGGACGTCTCTCGCCATCGAGTAGCTTTGGCATCGGAGGGAGCGGCGTACCTGTTGGAGGGCATGGCGTTGGCAGGGGCGGCATCGGGAATACCCATCACACGCATCATCACCACCATCAGCAGGGACCTAGAGAGCTTTTATATAACAAATTTGGCGATTTTCTGGCAGCTCGACTGAACACACTCTCCGAACCGTTGGCCAATGAGCTAATGAATAAGATTTTGCTGCTAATTGCCGAGAAGTGA